In Euphorbia lathyris chromosome 10, ddEupLath1.1, whole genome shotgun sequence, the DNA window ATTAGGATGTTGTAttatactgccgatgcgttcggacgatggaagaccaccggAGCGAGAGATTGCCATTTAAGGAGTTATGaacactacatacgtctttatttaagaCCTGGATTTTCAGTACCTCCCATTGCCAACCAATGACATAGATTTCGTGATctgagtgttcgtcacttggacAATATTTATGCTGACAGGAGAGCGACTTGGACTAGATTACATTGATGTATACAAATTTATATGTTTTAAATGACAATATTTATtcattaacttatattattgttataggttttaattaaaattgtatggtatttacaggttttaattaaaattgtgtaGTGCTTACAGTATTTACAGGTTTAAATGAATAAGGGGCTAAAATTTTTTGCCtccccgacacgcgggcgtgtggcaaTCACGCCCtaccatgtggtgaggcgtgatagccacacgcctcaccttgtggtgaggcatgtggctatcacgccccaccacaaggCGAGatatgtggctatcacgccccaccacatggtagGACGTGATTGCCACACGCCCGCATGTCGgggaggcaaaaaaaaaaaaaaagcctttCCCATCCCCAACCcttgaaagggcattttcgtcatTTCACGagactaggggtgggaattagTGGCTGGGTATAACAACATCCTATTTAAATATGATGATATCAGGTtagaaataaacatattttacaAATTCTATTTATGCTACAAAATTTTGAAACAGTTTATGCAATAAACCCCCCAAAAATCCCAGTAAATGCAGTTTCAGGGTCTTTTACCTTGTACATGAAATTGCAAAGAAAAAATGCACATTGCTATTAAGCTCAGAAATCAGTATCTGATAAAAAAAGAAACAAGAGAATAGTAATAATGTTGCAGTATGTGCACACCCTGTGAACTTATATAGTAGAATTAAATGCAGCACTTAAAAATAATTTGGAACCCACTGCTTCTTCCTCCTTTTGTTCTTCTCTCTTGGCAAGTGTCTCAAATTAAATACAAAGAAACAATCAAGACAGTTCCAAATCCAATGCCTGGAAAAAGATATAAGCAACTATATTTCACTAATTCCATAAACTATATTTTTTCACAACAATTTGAAATATCTTCTACTCTTTTCCCTTGATTTCCTTTGTACATACAACAACATCAACCCGGGTCCCTTTTCGTCATACCTGTTCATTTCCTTTGAGAATGTTGTATTTGCACAAAGGACATGTAGCATTCATCTTCAGCCATTTTATAATACACGTCGAATGGAAATGATGGTTGCAAGGGAGCGTACTCAGTTCTGCTCCATCGTCATATTGGCATAGACATATACAGCATTCCTAATAATAAAAGAGAAAATTCCACTTAATATTATCCTGGAGCAAACAGATCATAGGCCTTGTAATATAGCCACTTCATTATCTTTAATTTCGGATCCCCTCACGAATCAAAATATGTACTTCCTCAAGCTTCTCCACTTCAGCTGCCTTAgaggtaagtttttttttttttttaaacttctGCAAATGAACTCTGGTATGATTTTTTAACTAGTCTCCATCCCAATTCACAATTAACTATGTTAGTAGTTAGGTTAGGACAAGACAACCCGCCTAACGCTACGTCCATTTGACACCATTATCATTTTTGTTAGCATTTATGTCATATATAATAATGTGGAGTGTGTAGATTGAGTAACACGATTATACACGACAACCCGTTTTGAGACCCGTAACTAAAAGAAGCATTCTTGATTGATAAAAAGCAAACTTACAGCATCTTCAGGTAAAAGTACTCGCTCATTTGCCAAGTAGGCACTGCTCGTTTCAATAGGAACCATTTTCCCTGCTCCAACACCAGGCTTTTCCTCATCTGACATCACCTGAAATCTGTATTTCGGTAGGGTACTAAGATCTGCTTCAGATGCACCTTCCTGCTTAGTAAATGTGAAATGAAAACAGTAGCAATCCTTACTTAATCATACAAGAACAAAAATGGGAAGACTTCTATTGTCTAAAATTTAGTCTCCGTCTAAAGAAATGCTGCCATCTTCTTACCTGCCCAGCAACAGCATAAAGAATTGCTATGATGCATGGTAAGCAGCAACAGAGAGCAATCCCAATCAAGCATGCCAAAACAACACAAAAGATCGCAAAGAACACATCAAATGCCAGAAAAACCACAGCCAGCCTGCGCATATTCAAAATAAGATGATTTATGCCGTCTCTGGAAAGGAAAATTcagataaatttatttttgggaaaaAAGCAAAACTATCATTGATTTAGATTAGTGGGATCCTCTCATCTTTTTGAAACTTCATTTTACTAAAGAGCCAATCAATCTAACATACCTTTTCTCATATCTTATTTGAGTTGAAAGTCGAAGGGAAGAAATTTGTCATTTTGCAGAACAGTTTTGGACAAAAAGAAAACTCAGCACACAGCAACATTCTCATTGAAACttaagggtgtttgtttcagcgaTTTGGAGGTTCTTTTCGTTGTTTTACTCCAGAAAGCTAGTAGATGGGTGCTTGGTTAGGATTTGGAAATAGCTGATGTTAGCTATTTTAAGATAAACAACAGTTCTTCATGAAAACAACTTCctatttatttagttttgacaaaattaacttTCCTAAATCAGTTAAATATACATCATTCATGTACCTCTGTCTctctaacttcattttttttatattaaaataaaaattttactttttactaGCTTATTCTTTTAATATACATTTTCTTCTTAAATTCATTCGATTAATTTTATTCGTATTCTttatacataatataatttattataaattgATTTAATGCTATTTTTTTTGGTGAATAAAGcaaatttgttataaaaaattcaaaatacaaAAACAATACGATACACATGAGCCCTTTTTTAAATAGTTATGCAAGCTTTGGAAAAATAATATGAATGTACATAGagttgtttttttatgaatatttttttaatttcatctaATTATTTAGACTATTTTACTAATattcatataatatttttatttgcataattgtatatatatatatatatatatatatatatatatatatatatatagatttcatACATACTTATAAAGTTGCAACTTAAAATAAAAGCTAGGAGAAGTCCCTCCCCATCTTGTCCCCATGATGATGAGAAGTGATGCACAACAAGGAAGAGATTAATTGATAGAAACCATCTGGTAAAGTAAGAAGTTTCATGCCTGCTCTCTCACGCAAAAACTCCTCCCTATATACTACCAGCACAAATTCCCATGCAATAACTAACTCTTCTAGCTCACCCCTACTTTCCAGTTGGACCTTTCTGTTTTCTAGAGTATACATTCCATATCTTTGGGTCGTGAGGCAATATAGGtctattatttttatgttaataTTTCCCTGCTATCTTCattaatgagaaaaaaaaaagtgaaaaaaaagcataaaaaaCATGGGCAGAGAATTTACCAGTACAAGTGTGGAGCATTTTGCAGAAGAACATCACCACCAGAAACTACCCAATAAAAGCCAACTATCCACCATAGAAATGATGCCATTGTGTTTACAGATTCACACCGTTTAGTGATACTAAgccaataaaaataaaaattaataaacaagaAGAGCCAGAACTCTATAAATAACTTCAAACGCTGCCTATGACAACATGATATGAAGGCAT includes these proteins:
- the LOC136208516 gene encoding E3 ubiquitin protein ligase RIE1-like isoform X2, with translation MSTQTTTGARTASSAETDTEAPLLLPRQEPPTSPPVRPTSLGALLGRATGRRGPSMLVRESAARQLDQRRADWGYSKPVVALDMLWNTAFVFVSITMLILTADETPNTPIRLWICGYALQCLVHVVLVWLEYRTRNRRRVRDEERQQQQQDSDGGNIDSEDDNDIDRVSLSSGRSSITKRCESVNTMASFLWWIVGFYWVVSGGDVLLQNAPHLYWLAVVFLAFDVFFAIFCVVLACLIGIALCCCLPCIIAILYAVAGQEGASEADLSTLPKYRFQVMSDEEKPGVGAGKMVPIETSSAYLANERVLLPEDAECCICLCQYDDGAELSTLPCNHHFHSTCIIKWLKMNATCPLCKYNILKGNEQALDLELS
- the LOC136208516 gene encoding E3 ubiquitin protein ligase RIE1-like isoform X1; its protein translation is MSTQTTTGARTASSAETDTEAPLLLPRQEPPTSPPVRPTSLGALLGRATGRRGPSMLVRESAARQLDQRRADWGYSKPVVALDMLWNTAFVFVSITMLILTADETPNTPIRLWICGYALQCLVHVVLVWLEYRTRNRRRVRDEERQQQQQDSDGGNIDSEDDNDIDRVSLSSGRSSITKRCESVNTMASFLWWIVGFYWVVSGGDVLLQNAPHLYWLAVVFLAFDVFFAIFCVVLACLIGIALCCCLPCIIAILYAVAGQQEGASEADLSTLPKYRFQVMSDEEKPGVGAGKMVPIETSSAYLANERVLLPEDAECCICLCQYDDGAELSTLPCNHHFHSTCIIKWLKMNATCPLCKYNILKGNEQALDLELS